From a region of the Corallococcus silvisoli genome:
- a CDS encoding thiolase family protein, with protein MSSEAFIVDAVRTPIGRYRGALQSVRPDDLAAHVLRALVTRQGLDASRVDEVFLGCANQAGEDNRNVARMALLLAGLPQGVPGVTVNRLCASGLEAIIQGCRMIRLGEADMVLAGGVESMTRAPWSMPKPEEGFPSGRMEAWDTALGWRYPNPRLAERFPLEQMGETAENVAEKWGISREAQDAFALASHQKAVAARGAGHFARELLPVEVPQRKGPPLRVTEDEGPRADTSLPKLSSLRAAFREGGSVTAGNASTLNDGAAAVVLMSERALKASGRTPLARFVSSASVGVDPRFMGAGPVPATRKALERAGWTTDSLDLVELNEAFAAQALACMRDLELAPERVNVNGGAIALGHPLGASGARIVTTLVHELERRGARRGLAALCVGVGQGLAMTVER; from the coding sequence ATGTCGTCCGAAGCCTTCATCGTCGATGCGGTGCGAACACCCATCGGGCGTTACCGGGGCGCGCTCCAGTCCGTGCGGCCGGATGACCTGGCCGCGCACGTGCTCCGTGCGCTGGTGACGCGGCAGGGGCTGGACGCGTCGCGGGTGGACGAGGTGTTCCTCGGCTGCGCGAACCAGGCGGGCGAGGACAACCGCAACGTGGCGCGGATGGCGCTGCTGCTCGCGGGGCTGCCCCAGGGCGTGCCCGGCGTCACCGTCAACCGGCTCTGCGCGAGCGGCCTGGAGGCCATCATCCAGGGGTGCCGGATGATCCGCCTGGGGGAGGCGGACATGGTGCTCGCGGGCGGCGTGGAGTCCATGACGCGCGCCCCCTGGTCCATGCCCAAGCCCGAGGAGGGCTTCCCCTCCGGGCGGATGGAGGCGTGGGACACCGCGCTCGGCTGGCGCTACCCGAACCCTCGGCTCGCGGAGCGCTTCCCGCTGGAGCAGATGGGCGAGACCGCGGAGAACGTGGCGGAGAAGTGGGGCATCTCGCGCGAGGCGCAGGACGCCTTCGCCCTGGCCTCGCATCAGAAGGCGGTGGCCGCGCGGGGAGCCGGGCACTTCGCGCGAGAGCTGCTGCCGGTGGAGGTCCCCCAACGCAAGGGGCCTCCCCTGCGCGTGACGGAGGACGAGGGGCCGCGCGCCGACACGTCGCTTCCGAAGCTGTCCTCGCTGCGCGCCGCGTTCCGCGAGGGAGGGAGCGTGACGGCGGGCAACGCGTCGACGCTCAACGACGGCGCGGCCGCGGTGGTGCTGATGAGCGAGCGCGCGCTGAAGGCCTCCGGCAGGACGCCCCTGGCCCGGTTCGTGAGCAGCGCGAGCGTGGGCGTGGATCCGCGCTTCATGGGCGCAGGCCCGGTGCCGGCGACGCGGAAGGCGCTGGAGCGCGCGGGCTGGACGACGGACTCGCTGGACCTGGTGGAGCTGAACGAGGCCTTCGCCGCGCAGGCGCTCGCGTGCATGCGCGACCTGGAGCTGGCGCCCGAGCGCGTGAACGTGAACGGCGGCGCCATTGCCCTGGGCCACCCGCTGGGCGCGAGCGGCGCGCGCATCGTGACCACGCTCGTCCACGAGCTGGAGCGCCGCGGGGCACGACGGGGACTGGCCGCGCTGTGCGTCGGCGTGGGCCAGGGACTGGCGATGACGGTGGAGCGGTGA